One stretch of Lacrimispora sphenoides DNA includes these proteins:
- a CDS encoding RrF2 family transcriptional regulator, translating to MKISTRGRYSLRMMIDLAEHYNEEFIALKDISERQNISKKYLEQIVPFLNRSNLLTTYRGHMGGYKLARQPSQITIGDILLSSEGSLNPVSCMDNDPNICSRQADCLTLPIWQGLSEVIANYLNGITLQDILDRYQESPEYYI from the coding sequence ATGAAAATATCAACTCGCGGCCGCTATTCCCTTCGCATGATGATTGATTTAGCGGAACATTATAATGAGGAATTCATTGCCTTAAAGGACATTTCCGAAAGGCAGAACATTTCTAAAAAATATCTTGAACAGATTGTTCCTTTTTTAAACCGCAGCAATCTGCTCACTACCTACCGTGGTCACATGGGCGGTTATAAGCTGGCAAGGCAGCCCTCCCAGATAACCATCGGAGATATCCTGCTCAGCTCAGAGGGAAGCTTAAATCCTGTCAGCTGTATGGACAACGATCCAAACATATGCTCCAGGCAGGCTGACTGTCTGACTCTTCCCATCTGGCAGGGGCTTTCAGAAGTTATTGCAAATTATTTAAACGGAATTACCCTGCAGGACATACTTGACAGGTATCAGGAGTCTCCTGAATATTATATTTAG
- a CDS encoding trans-sulfuration enzyme family protein, whose translation MEYGISTKCLYGNGEGVATDKSGAISFPIYQTATFAHRGIGESTGYDYSRLQNPTREQLEKVVASLENGVDALAFSSGMAAITALMELFQPGDHIITDCDLYGGSIRLFDNISKKNGILISSVDCSRGDIAEFENLIGENTKAIYIETPTNPMMNVIDIGKLAEIAKKNHLLLIVDNTFLSPYFQNPLKLGADIVVHSGTKYLGGHNDTIAGFLVTASAEISEKLRFIIKTVGSGLAPFDSWLILRGIKTLGIRMERGEENARKLVEWLCREKKVTKVYYPGIQSHPGHEVCKKQARGFGSMVTFEVETTELAHRILKEVKLIRFAESLGGVETLITYPITQTHADVPKEVLAANGVTDRILRLSVGIEDSEDLIRELERIFYV comes from the coding sequence ATGGAATACGGGATTTCAACTAAATGTTTATACGGCAATGGGGAAGGGGTTGCTACAGACAAGTCTGGAGCCATCAGCTTTCCTATTTACCAGACAGCGACCTTTGCTCATAGGGGAATCGGGGAAAGCACCGGTTATGATTACAGCCGCCTGCAGAATCCAACCAGAGAGCAGCTGGAAAAGGTGGTGGCTTCCCTTGAAAATGGAGTGGATGCCCTGGCATTTTCAAGCGGTATGGCAGCAATCACGGCTTTAATGGAACTGTTTCAGCCGGGTGACCATATAATAACCGATTGTGATTTATATGGTGGGAGCATCCGTTTGTTTGATAATATCAGTAAGAAGAACGGGATTTTGATCAGTTCCGTAGACTGTTCCCGCGGGGACATTGCAGAATTTGAAAACCTGATCGGTGAGAATACAAAAGCAATATACATAGAGACTCCGACAAACCCCATGATGAATGTCATAGACATCGGTAAGCTGGCAGAGATTGCAAAGAAGAACCATTTGCTTTTGATCGTGGACAATACGTTTTTGTCCCCTTATTTTCAAAACCCATTGAAGCTGGGGGCTGATATTGTTGTCCACAGTGGAACCAAATATCTGGGCGGTCATAATGATACCATCGCAGGCTTTCTGGTCACCGCCTCGGCAGAGATATCCGAAAAGCTCAGGTTTATAATAAAAACGGTAGGTTCTGGTCTGGCTCCCTTTGACAGCTGGCTCATATTAAGAGGGATTAAAACCCTTGGAATCCGGATGGAGCGGGGAGAGGAGAATGCCAGAAAACTTGTGGAATGGCTGTGCCGGGAAAAGAAGGTCACAAAGGTGTATTACCCCGGAATCCAGTCTCATCCCGGTCACGAGGTCTGTAAAAAGCAGGCAAGGGGATTTGGCTCCATGGTAACCTTTGAGGTGGAGACAACGGAGCTGGCCCATCGGATTTTAAAAGAGGTGAAACTGATCCGTTTTGCAGAAAGCTTGGGTGGTGTGGAAACGCTGATCACTTACCCGATTACCCAAACTCATGCCGATGTGCCTAAAGAGGTTCTGGCCGCCAATGGCGTTACCGACAGGATCTTAAGATTATCAGTGGGGATCGAAGACTCAGAAGATCTGATAAGGGAATTGGAGAGAATATTTTATGTGTAA